One region of Candidatus Eisenbacteria bacterium genomic DNA includes:
- a CDS encoding N-acetylmuramoyl-L-alanine amidase, with the protein MKRAFFPAGFLLGLLLLSPVATRADGRLLTNIRYWKAPDYVRVVVDLSGPAPYTHRVLADPDRIAVDIKDTGFRSATRKIAVDDPLLTAIRMNALGNGAAQVVLDLSRPARYHLFRLSPVAGKPHRVVIDVFRDRAEAAEPAPSGGVRRVIIDAGHGGEDPGAVGLFGLKEKEITLDIARRLARKMNALPGYEAVLTRDGDYFISLRGRTEIARRRKGDLFISLHANSARSARARGFEVFFLSLGGATDKLARELADKENAADMIGGVPPGAEEEVISILFDYLQEEGMRKSEMLAEDVYNTFRDDSDFDLRNVKQAGFAVLKSMEIPAILVELGFLSNRTDAGNLRKEAFREKIAGLLSRGVEAYFEREDPERTRFHTVREGETAWSIARRYRVDVNALLTRNNLAPGSVLPVGKRLRIR; encoded by the coding sequence GTGAAGCGAGCCTTCTTCCCCGCCGGGTTTCTTCTCGGCCTCCTCCTTCTCTCTCCCGTCGCGACGCGCGCCGATGGCCGTCTTCTGACCAACATCCGTTACTGGAAGGCGCCCGATTATGTCCGTGTGGTCGTCGATCTGAGTGGACCGGCCCCTTACACGCACCGCGTCCTCGCCGATCCCGACCGGATCGCCGTGGACATCAAGGACACGGGTTTCCGATCCGCCACGCGGAAGATCGCCGTCGACGATCCCCTCCTGACGGCGATTCGGATGAACGCCCTCGGGAACGGCGCGGCGCAGGTGGTGCTCGATCTCTCACGCCCCGCCCGTTATCACCTCTTCCGTCTCTCGCCGGTGGCGGGAAAGCCGCACCGGGTGGTGATCGACGTCTTCCGGGACCGAGCCGAAGCCGCGGAACCGGCCCCTTCCGGCGGCGTCCGTCGCGTCATCATCGACGCGGGGCACGGCGGCGAGGACCCCGGCGCGGTGGGGCTCTTCGGCCTGAAGGAGAAGGAGATCACGCTCGACATCGCCCGCCGCCTCGCCCGCAAGATGAACGCCCTCCCCGGCTACGAGGCGGTGCTCACCCGGGACGGCGACTATTTCATCAGCCTCCGGGGGCGGACCGAAATCGCACGCCGCCGCAAGGGGGATCTCTTCATCAGCCTACACGCCAACTCGGCCCGCTCCGCGCGCGCCCGCGGGTTCGAGGTTTTCTTCCTCTCCCTGGGGGGCGCGACGGACAAGCTCGCCCGGGAGCTGGCGGACAAGGAGAACGCGGCCGACATGATCGGCGGCGTTCCGCCGGGCGCCGAGGAGGAGGTGATCTCCATCCTTTTCGATTACCTCCAGGAGGAGGGGATGCGGAAAAGCGAAATGCTCGCCGAAGACGTGTACAATACTTTTCGTGACGATTCGGATTTCGATCTGCGAAACGTGAAACAAGCCGGTTTCGCCGTCCTGAAGTCGATGGAGATTCCGGCGATTCTGGTGGAGTTGGGTTTTCTCTCGAACCGGACCGACGCGGGGAACCTGCGGAAGGAGGCGTTCCGGGAGAAGATCGCCGGCCTCCTCTCGCGGGGAGTCGAAGCGTACTTCGAAAGAGAGGACCCGGAGAGGACCCGTTTCCACACCGTCCGGGAGGGGGAGACCGCCTGGAGCATCGCCCGCCGGTATCGGGTGGACGTGAACGCCCTCCTCACCCGGAACAACCTGGCGCCGGGGTCGGTCCTTCCCGTCGGGAAGAGGCTCCGCATCCGATAG